The following are encoded together in the Humulus lupulus chromosome 5, drHumLupu1.1, whole genome shotgun sequence genome:
- the LOC133779441 gene encoding pyrophosphate--fructose 6-phosphate 1-phosphotransferase subunit beta-like, with the protein MRDRIGIAFKNTPIPINPEIIDDCCKNSNIDTVHHSSHFQCPVWLSSFILCFLVDYLLERAKGSVLYGFKGGPAGIMRGKYVELTPEYIYPYRNQGGFDMICSGRDKIETPEQFQQAADTAAKLDLDGLLVIGGDDSNTNVCLLAENFRGKNLKTQVIGCPKTIDGDLKCKEVPISFGFDTACKIYAEMIGNVMIDARSTGKYYHFVRLMGRAASHITLECALQTHPNITIIGEEVAEKKLTLKNVTNYIVDIISKRAELSYNYGVILIPEGLIDFIPEVQQLIAELNEILAHEAVDEDGQWKKKLDDQSLQLFEFLPSAIQEQLMLERDPHGNVQVAKIQIEKMLIQMVETELEKRNQAGAYKGGFQGQSHFFGYEGRCGLPTNFDSTYCYALGYGAGALLHSGKTGLISLVGNSAAPVEEWIVSGTALTALMDVERRHGKFKLVIKKAMVELQGNILEADYLLWKITVVKELSKRLQSKRPRMKLVLSQLFSQNTTNLENMAFKKAFVESGDQSHVKEQIGTMTEKIGNSDKVTSKVSEACSSSSTKSKVSEASNSSTKSKVSITSGISTETVVSEPSRESKVLVQEIKKKDACCIQ; encoded by the exons ATGAGAGACCGAATTGGAATAGCCTTCAAAAATACACCTATTCCTATTAATCCAGAGATAATAGATGATTGCTGCAAGAATAGCAACATTGATACAGTGCACCATTCCAGCCATTTTCAG TGTCCAGTATGGTTGAGTTCATTCATTCTGTGCTTCCTGGTAGATTACTTGCTGGAGCGTGCTAAAGGCAGCGTATTGTACGGTTTCAAGGGAGGTCCAGCTGGAATCATGAGGGGCAAGTATGTGGAACTTACACCAGAATATATTTACCCGTACAGAAACCAG GGTGGTTTTGATATGATATGTAGTGGAAGAGATAAAATTGAAACTCCAGAGCAg TTTCAACAAGCTGCAGATACTGCCGCGAAGCTTGATTTGGATGGACTTCTTGTTATTGGTGGGGATGACTCGAACACAAATGTCTGCCTCCTTGCTGAGAATTTCAG GGGAAAGAATTTGAAAACTCAGGTGATTGGGTGTCCAAAAACCATTGATGGTGACTTGAAATGCAAAGAAGTCCCAATAAGCTTTGGGTTTGATACTGCTTGCAAG ATATATGCAGAAATGATTGGAAATGTCATGATAGATGCCAGATCAACTGGAAAATATTATCACT TTGTGCGGCTTATGGGGCGTGCAGCTTCACACATAACACTTGAATGTGCTTTGCAAACTCATCCAAACATTACAATTATTGGAGAAGAG GTTGCTGAAAAGAAGTTGACACTGAAAAATGTTACAAATTACATTGTTGATATAATCTCCAAACGTGCCGAACTTAGTTATAACTATGGTGTCATACTTATTCCTGAAGGTCTAATTGATTTCATTCCAGAG GTGCAACAACTTATCGCCGAACTGAATGAAATTCTGGCCCATGAGGCTGTCGATGAAGATGGGCAATGGAAAAAGAAACTTGATGATCAATCATTACAGCTTTTTGAATTTTTACCTTCAGCAATCCAAGAGCAGTTGATGCTTGAAAGAGATCCTCATGGAAATGTTCAG GTTGCCAAAATACAGATAGAGAAGATGCTTATTCAAATGGTTGAAACTGAATTGGAGAAAAGGAATCAAGCAGGTGCATACAAAGGTGGATTCCAAGGACAGTCTCACTTTTTCGG GTATGAAGGAAGATGTGGTCTGCCAACTAATTTTGATTCTACCTATTGTTATGCATTGGGTTATGGTGCAGGAGCTCTCCTTCACAGTGGGAAAACTGGATTGATATCATTG GTGGGGAATTCGGCTGCTCCAGTTGAAGAATGGATCGTTAGTGGGACAGCTTTAACTGCACTAATGGACGTGGAGAGAAGACATG GAAAGTTTAAGCTTGTGATCAAGAAGGCCATGGTGGAGCTTCAAGGTAATATCTTAGAAGCAGACTATTTACTTTG GAAGATAACTGTTGTGAAAGAACTTTCTAAGAGGCTGCAATCAAAGAGACCGAGAATGAAACTTGTCTTGTCACAGCTATTTTCCCAGAACACCACAAATCTTGAAAATATGGCTTTTAAGAAGGCTTTTGTAGAATCTGGTGACCAATCTCATGTTAAGGAACAAATTGGTACCATGACTGAGAAAATTGGCAATTCTGACAAGGTTACATCAAAGGTTTCTGAAgcttgtagcagtagtagtacaAAGTCAAAGGTTTCTGAAGCTAGTAATAGTAGTACAAAGTCAAAGGTTTCTATAACCAGTGGTATTAGTACAGAGACAGTGGTTTCTGAGCCCAGCAGAGAGTCAAAGGTTCTAGTAcaggaaataaagaaaaaagatgCTTGTTGCATTCAGTGA